In one Oncorhynchus masou masou isolate Uvic2021 chromosome 23, UVic_Omas_1.1, whole genome shotgun sequence genomic region, the following are encoded:
- the calhm2.1 gene encoding calcium homeostasis modulator protein 2.1, whose translation MAALITENFKFVSLFFKSKDVMIFNGLIALGTVASQTMYNIFAFDCPCSSGRNYLYGLAAIGVPALAFYLVGIMLNKSTWDLVSECRLRRCRKLSGAAAFAVLGTIIGRAAVAPVTWAVISLLRGEAYVCALSEFVDPSTLEGFPSGQGLEVMARFPCKSTVPQEMQGFWAEIERRLKYESQLLGWLMVAGMSVVLFLLLCMKRCCSPLGYQQEAYWSQFRSNEHDLFQRTADVHSRILAVESVKSYFGFVALEKEEKQQLDEHQNASPISSTEWNRITGICLYREKKGLPLYSRLNKWAQYSVENNIDAMEKEMDTLS comes from the exons ATGGCTGCTCTCATCACAGAGAACTTCAAGTTTGTCTCGCTCTTCTTCAAGAGCAAGGACGTAATGATCTTCAATGGCCTGATAGCCCTGGGCACGGTGGCCAGTCAGACAATGTACAACATATTTGCCTTCGACTGCCCGTGCTCCTCCGGGCGGAACTATCTCTATGGCCTGGCAGCCATCGGGGTGCCCGCCCTGGCATTCTACCTCGTTGGCATCATGCTGAATAAGAGTACCTGGGATCTGGTGTCTGAGTGCCGCCTCAGGAGGTGCCGGAAACTATCGGGTGCGGCTGCCTTCGCCGTCCTGGGCACTATCATTGGCAGAGCGGCCGTGGCTCCAGTGACGTGGGCTGTCATCTCACTGTTACGTGGGGAGGCCTATGTCTGTGCCCTCAGTGAGTTTGTGGACCCTTCAACCTTGGAAGGTTTTCCCTCTggacaggggttagaggtcatggCCAGGTTTCCTTGTAAATCCACGGTCCCACAGGAGATGCAGGGCTTTTGGGCAGAGATTGAACGCCGGCTGAAGTACGAGTCTCAG CTGCTAGGGTGGCTGATGGTGGCGGGGATGTCAGTGGTTCTGTTCCTCCTGCTGTGCATGAAGCGCTGCTGCTCTCCCCTGGGCTACCAACAGGAGGCGTACTGGTCCCAGTTCCGCTCCAACGAGCACGACCTCTTCCAGCGCACGGCCGACGTGCACTCCCGTATCCTGGCTGTTGAGAGTGTTAAGAGCTACTTTGGCTTCGTGGCcctggagaaagaggagaaacagCAGCTGGATGAGCACCAGAATGCCAGCCCCATCTCTAGTACAGAGTGGAACCGGATCACTGGGATCTGCTTGTACAGAGAGAAAAAGGGATTGCCCCTCTATAGCCGCCTCAACAAGTGGGCCCAGTACAGTGTGGAAAACAACATAGACGCCatggagaaagagatggacacTCTGAGCTGA
- the pcgf6 gene encoding polycomb group RING finger protein 6: MEDRTKELERPGCLSVGHNSEEATPTDGSRQNSVDNDGSEDHDGTSNNVDSEDEPELPLNQFYPYIRCALCCGFLIDATTITECLHTFCKSCIVKHFFYSNRCPNCSIVVHQTQPLYNIRPDRQLQDIVYKMLPHLEELERARMIDFYKQRGLEVPKPVLASPAVPVLKNQKQRRELLPQSVFTIPPELDVSLQLEFVGAEEGINNYKPLERRYVRVSGEATVRHVELFIRRKMELSPTCQVDVVCGDHLLDRYQSLREVQGSLGDDALQDGILVLHFGLVLPAHM, encoded by the exons ATGGAGGACAGGACCAAGGAACTCGAAAGACCAGGTTGCTTGAGTGTCGGTCACAATTCAGAAGAGGCGACACCAACCGATGGTAGCCGCCAGAACAGCGTTGACAACGATGGCTCTGAAGACCACGATGGGACATCCAATAATGTTGACTCCGAGGATGAG CCTGAACTTCCTCTTAATCAATTCTACCCATATATCCGCTGTGCTCTCTGCTGCGGATTCCTCATCGATGCCACCACCATAACAGAGTGTCTGCACACTT TTTGTAAAAGCTGCATTGTGAAGCACTTCTTCTACAGCAACAGGTGTCCCAATTGCAGCATTGTGGTCCACCAGACACAACCACTGTACAATATAAG ACCTGACAGACAGTTGCAAGATATTGTTTACAAGATGCTGCCACATCTAGAAGAAT TGGAGAGAGCAAGGATGATAGATTTTTacaaacagagaggactggaggtGCCTAAACCAG TGTTGGCGTCCCCCGCGGTCCCTGTGCTGAAGAACCAGAAGCAGAGGAGGGAGTTGCTGCCCCAGTCTGTCTTCACCATCCCTCCTGAACTGGATGTGTCTCTGCAGCTGGAGTTTGTGGG AGCGGAAGAAGGCATTAACAACTATAAG CCTTTGGAGAGGCGGTACGTGCGAGTGTCGGGAGAAGCCACTGTCCGCCATGTGGAACTTTTCATCAGGAGGAAGATGGAGCTGAGTCCTACCTGCCAG GTGGATGTCGTGTGTGGAGACCACCTCCTGGACCGTTACCAGTCGCTGCGAGAGGTTCAGGGCTCCCTGGGAGACGATGCTCTACAG GATGGTATTTTGGTTCTCCACTTTGGACTGGTGCTGCCTGCTCACATGTGA
- the LOC135510954 gene encoding RING finger protein 122-like isoform X2 → MWIKARGCLCGLRSQISDPYGKMTSEDIYNLPLNVYVIILGIGLFIFMLSLIFCCYMFRLRRQGTREQYGYNEVVLKGAGKKLSLLGQTCAVCLEQFKSRDELGVCPCSHAFHKKCLLKWLEIRSVCPMCNKPICRLQPDPPQGAEGPQSPMEV, encoded by the exons atgtggattaaggcaagag GATGTCTGTGCGGTTTAAGATCGCAGATCTCAGACCCTTACGGCAAGATGACATCGGAAGACATCTACAACCTGCCCCTCAACGTGTACGTCATCATCCTGGGCATCGGCCTCTTCATCTTCATGCTCAGCCTGATCTTCTGCTGCTACATGTTCAG GTTAAGGCGACAAGGCACAAGGGAGCAATATGGATATAATGAG GTTGTTTTGAAAGGAGCAGGAAAGAAACTGAGTCTTCTTGGA CAGACCTGTGCAGTGTGCTTAGAACAGTTCAAAAGCAGAGACGAACTTGGAGTGTGTCCCTGCTCACATGCCTTCCACAAGAA GTGTCTGTTAAAATGGCTGGAGATCCGCAGTGTCTGCCCTATGTGCAACAAACCTATCTGCCGTTTGCAGCCAGACCCCCCACAGGGCGCAGAGGGGCCCCAGAGCCCAATggaggtgtga
- the LOC135510954 gene encoding RING finger protein 122-like isoform X1 — MHPVRWCSGCLCGLRSQISDPYGKMTSEDIYNLPLNVYVIILGIGLFIFMLSLIFCCYMFRLRRQGTREQYGYNEVVLKGAGKKLSLLGQTCAVCLEQFKSRDELGVCPCSHAFHKKCLLKWLEIRSVCPMCNKPICRLQPDPPQGAEGPQSPMEV; from the exons ATGCACCCGGTCCGGTGGTGTAGCG GATGTCTGTGCGGTTTAAGATCGCAGATCTCAGACCCTTACGGCAAGATGACATCGGAAGACATCTACAACCTGCCCCTCAACGTGTACGTCATCATCCTGGGCATCGGCCTCTTCATCTTCATGCTCAGCCTGATCTTCTGCTGCTACATGTTCAG GTTAAGGCGACAAGGCACAAGGGAGCAATATGGATATAATGAG GTTGTTTTGAAAGGAGCAGGAAAGAAACTGAGTCTTCTTGGA CAGACCTGTGCAGTGTGCTTAGAACAGTTCAAAAGCAGAGACGAACTTGGAGTGTGTCCCTGCTCACATGCCTTCCACAAGAA GTGTCTGTTAAAATGGCTGGAGATCCGCAGTGTCTGCCCTATGTGCAACAAACCTATCTGCCGTTTGCAGCCAGACCCCCCACAGGGCGCAGAGGGGCCCCAGAGCCCAATggaggtgtga